From one Mycobacterium colombiense CECT 3035 genomic stretch:
- a CDS encoding DUF4185 domain-containing protein: MSTTHARLGVRCSLFAAACLVLPQWFSSAAHADPAAPAPEPVLQPLAPGQVLRIGPTAGTGTPTGDYGIGATDLCEFVEFPAELLQVCGDSFAGQGVGFGGWYAPVALRVDTASVDDPGGVRYTGVTGISNPLLADPAPPGASQLPAGVVQINRRNYLLVTTTKNLEPQTSRLVSAEPARAGWQTIPGSKRPASYQGGSQTQISGYYDPIPTPDSPSGWVYIVADSFTRRDPVLLYRATPQTFTDRSRWQGWAAGPGGGWGKPPTPLWPDAVGEMCIRQIDGKAVLSYFNAVTGNMEVRVADDPTGLGDAPVTTVVQHDEWPDPAESLPPPYDNRLAQPYGGYISPGSTLDELRIFVSQWDTRARVAAPYRVIQFAVNPLRPGQQP, encoded by the coding sequence AGCACCACCCACGCTCGCCTGGGCGTGCGGTGCTCACTGTTCGCCGCGGCGTGTTTGGTTCTGCCGCAATGGTTTTCCAGCGCCGCGCACGCCGATCCGGCCGCGCCCGCCCCCGAGCCCGTGCTGCAGCCGCTGGCGCCCGGCCAGGTGCTGCGCATCGGCCCCACCGCGGGCACCGGCACACCGACCGGGGACTACGGCATCGGCGCGACCGACCTGTGTGAGTTCGTCGAATTCCCCGCCGAGTTGCTCCAGGTGTGCGGCGACAGCTTCGCCGGCCAGGGGGTCGGTTTCGGCGGCTGGTACGCGCCGGTCGCGCTGCGCGTCGACACCGCGTCCGTCGACGACCCGGGCGGGGTGCGCTACACCGGGGTCACCGGCATCAGCAATCCGCTGCTGGCCGACCCCGCCCCGCCGGGCGCCTCGCAGTTGCCGGCCGGGGTGGTCCAGATCAACCGGCGCAACTACCTGCTGGTGACGACGACCAAAAACCTCGAGCCGCAGACCTCACGCCTGGTGAGCGCCGAGCCGGCCCGCGCGGGCTGGCAGACGATCCCGGGATCCAAGCGGCCCGCGTCGTACCAGGGCGGCTCGCAGACGCAGATCAGCGGCTATTACGACCCGATCCCCACCCCGGACTCGCCCAGCGGGTGGGTCTACATCGTCGCCGACAGTTTCACCCGCAGGGACCCGGTGCTGCTCTACCGGGCCACCCCGCAGACGTTCACCGATCGGTCGCGGTGGCAGGGCTGGGCGGCCGGCCCGGGAGGGGGCTGGGGCAAGCCACCGACGCCGCTGTGGCCGGACGCGGTCGGCGAGATGTGCATTCGGCAGATCGACGGCAAGGCGGTGCTGTCCTATTTCAACGCCGTCACGGGCAACATGGAGGTCCGGGTGGCCGACGACCCGACGGGCCTGGGCGACGCGCCGGTCACCACGGTGGTGCAGCACGACGAGTGGCCGGATCCGGCCGAGAGCCTGCCGCCGCCCTACGACAACCGGCTCGCGCAACCGTACGGCGGTTACATCTCACCCGGGTCCACGCTGGACGAGCTGCGAATCTTCGTGAGCCAGTGGGACACTCGCGCGCGGGTGGCTGCGCCGTACCGGGTGATCCAGTTCGCGGTCAACCCGCTGCGGCCCGGTCAACAGCCCTGA
- the egtA gene encoding ergothioneine biosynthesis glutamate--cysteine ligase EgtA has protein sequence MTFAPITAAASQSESRVAGADPAPELDIAELGDSAAVAHYIAEGCLVDAPLGRVGLELEAHCHDPADPHRRPSWSEISDVLDALPALPGGSRITVEPGGAVELSGPPADGVLPAIDAMRRDQAVLRPAFAAAGLGLVFLGADPLRPPKRINPGARYRAMEQFFATSRSGEAGAAMMTSTASIQVNLDAGPRDGWAARVRLAHALGPTMIAITANSPMLDGDFTGWVSSRQRVWGRMDSARCGPILGASGDDPGTDWGRYALKAPVMLVHNPDAEAVTQWVPFADWVDGRVLLGDRRPSVADLEYHLTTLFPPVRPRQWLEIRYLDSVPDALWPAVAFTLAVLLDDPDAADIAAEAVEPVATAWDTAARVGLRDRRLYAAANACMAVAAAKAPAELADSMQRLVRLVDQGRCPGDDFSDRVVEHGLAAAVSEAASCPQGEL, from the coding sequence ATGACGTTCGCGCCGATCACTGCCGCGGCTTCGCAGTCGGAGTCGCGCGTGGCCGGAGCCGACCCCGCCCCCGAGCTCGACATCGCCGAACTGGGCGACTCCGCGGCCGTCGCGCACTACATCGCCGAGGGATGTCTGGTGGACGCGCCGCTGGGGCGGGTCGGGCTCGAGTTGGAGGCCCATTGCCACGACCCGGCCGACCCGCACCGCAGGCCGAGCTGGAGCGAGATCAGCGACGTGCTCGACGCGCTGCCCGCGCTGCCGGGCGGCAGCAGGATCACCGTGGAACCCGGCGGCGCCGTCGAACTGTCCGGGCCGCCCGCCGACGGCGTGCTGCCGGCCATCGACGCCATGCGCCGCGATCAGGCCGTGCTCCGGCCGGCGTTTGCCGCTGCGGGGCTGGGCCTGGTGTTCCTCGGCGCCGACCCGCTGCGCCCGCCCAAGCGCATCAACCCCGGGGCCCGCTACCGCGCGATGGAGCAGTTCTTCGCGACCAGCCGCTCCGGGGAGGCCGGCGCGGCGATGATGACGTCGACCGCCTCGATTCAGGTCAATCTGGACGCCGGGCCGCGCGACGGCTGGGCAGCCCGGGTCCGTCTCGCACATGCGTTGGGGCCCACCATGATCGCGATCACCGCGAACTCGCCGATGCTGGACGGTGACTTCACCGGCTGGGTGTCGAGCCGGCAGCGGGTGTGGGGCCGGATGGACTCGGCGCGCTGTGGACCCATCCTGGGCGCCAGCGGTGACGACCCGGGCACCGACTGGGGGCGGTATGCGCTCAAGGCGCCGGTGATGCTGGTGCACAATCCCGACGCCGAGGCCGTCACGCAGTGGGTGCCGTTCGCCGACTGGGTCGACGGCCGCGTGTTGCTCGGGGATCGTCGCCCGAGCGTCGCCGACCTGGAGTACCACCTGACCACACTGTTCCCGCCGGTGCGGCCCAGGCAGTGGCTGGAGATCCGGTATCTGGACAGCGTGCCCGACGCGTTGTGGCCCGCCGTCGCGTTCACGCTGGCGGTCCTGCTCGACGACCCGGACGCCGCCGACATCGCGGCCGAGGCCGTCGAACCGGTGGCCACCGCGTGGGACACCGCGGCCCGGGTGGGGCTGCGGGACCGGCGGCTGTACGCGGCGGCCAACGCCTGCATGGCCGTCGCCGCCGCGAAAGCGCCCGCCGAGCTCGCCGATTCGATGCAGCGGCTGGTCCGCCTGGTCGACCAGGGCCGCTGCCCGGGCGACGATTTCTCCGACCGCGTGGTCGAGCACGGCCTCGCGGCCGCCGTCTCGGAAGCGGCGAGTTGCCCGCAAGGGGAGCTGTGA
- the egtC gene encoding ergothioneine biosynthesis protein EgtC: MCRHLGWLGTDVTVSSLVLDPPFGLRVQSYAPRRQKHCLLNADGWGVGFFDGHVPRRWRSQAPLWGDVSFDSIAPALRSHCVVAAVRSATVGMPIEASACAPFTDGQWLLSHNGIVDRSVLPTTQRAESVCDSAILAAMIFERGLDALGKTVEEVAAADPNARLNILAANGSRMLATAWGDTLSILRRPDGVVVASEPYDNDSDWEDVPDRHLVEVTADGVAMTPLDQPRGS, translated from the coding sequence ATGTGCCGGCACCTGGGCTGGCTGGGAACCGACGTCACGGTTTCCTCGCTGGTGCTCGACCCGCCGTTCGGCCTGCGGGTGCAGTCCTATGCGCCGCGCCGGCAAAAGCACTGCCTGCTCAACGCCGACGGTTGGGGCGTCGGGTTTTTCGACGGTCACGTGCCGCGTCGTTGGCGCAGCCAGGCGCCCCTGTGGGGCGATGTGTCGTTCGACTCCATCGCGCCCGCGCTGCGCAGCCACTGCGTGGTGGCCGCGGTGCGCTCGGCCACCGTCGGCATGCCGATCGAGGCCAGCGCGTGCGCGCCGTTCACCGACGGGCAGTGGTTGTTGTCGCACAACGGAATCGTCGACCGGTCCGTGTTGCCGACCACGCAGCGGGCCGAATCGGTCTGTGACAGCGCGATACTGGCGGCGATGATCTTCGAGCGCGGGCTTGACGCGCTGGGGAAGACCGTCGAAGAGGTCGCCGCCGCCGACCCGAACGCCCGACTGAACATATTGGCCGCCAACGGATCTCGCATGCTGGCGACCGCCTGGGGCGACACGCTGAGCATCCTGCGGCGCCCGGACGGTGTGGTCGTGGCCAGCGAACCCTATGACAACGACTCCGACTGGGAGGACGTGCCGGACCGCCACCTCGTCGAAGTCACCGCGGACGGCGTCGCCATGACGCCGCTGGATCAGCCGAGAGGATCTTGA
- the egtB gene encoding ergothioneine biosynthesis protein EgtB produces the protein MRSSCREGIADDLARTRTRTLRLVEFDDAELCRQYDPLMSPLVWDLAHIGQQEELWLLRGGDPARPGMLPPAVEGLYDAFVHSRASRVDLPLLSPGQARSYCQTVRSAVLDRLDALPDDPAGDEAVFVYAMVVSHENQHDETMLQALNLRSGAPLLRDASELPAGRAGLAGTSVLVPGGEFVLGVDAAGEPYSLDNERPAHVVDLPAFRIGRVPVTNGEWRRFVEDGGYDRPGWWSERGWQHRQAAGLTAPQFWSSDATTRTRFGHVEDIPADEPVQHVSYFEAEAYAAWAGARLPTEMEWEKACSWDPATNTRRRYPWGERTPDETLANLGGGALRPAPVGAYPAGASPCGAEQMLGDVWEWTTSPLRPWPGFIPMLYERYSQPFFDGDYRVLRGGSWAVEPGIMRPSFRNWDHPYRRQIFSGVRLAWDVSDGGDPA, from the coding sequence TTGCGGTCGTCATGCCGGGAGGGCATCGCCGACGACCTGGCGCGGACGCGGACGCGGACGCTGCGCCTGGTCGAGTTCGACGACGCCGAACTCTGCCGGCAGTACGACCCGCTGATGAGCCCGCTGGTGTGGGACCTGGCGCACATCGGTCAGCAGGAGGAGCTGTGGTTGCTGCGCGGCGGTGACCCCGCGCGCCCCGGGATGCTGCCGCCGGCCGTCGAGGGGCTCTACGACGCCTTCGTGCACTCCCGCGCCAGTCGGGTCGATCTGCCGTTGCTGTCGCCGGGCCAGGCGCGGTCCTACTGCCAGACCGTGCGGTCGGCCGTGCTCGACAGGCTCGACGCCCTGCCCGACGATCCCGCCGGCGACGAGGCCGTGTTCGTGTACGCGATGGTGGTCAGCCACGAAAACCAGCACGACGAGACCATGTTGCAGGCGCTGAACCTGCGCAGCGGCGCACCGCTGTTGCGGGACGCCTCCGAGTTGCCGGCCGGGCGAGCGGGGTTGGCCGGGACGTCGGTGCTGGTGCCCGGCGGTGAATTCGTGCTCGGCGTGGACGCCGCCGGCGAACCGTATTCGCTGGACAACGAGCGCCCGGCCCACGTCGTCGACTTGCCCGCGTTCCGGATCGGCCGGGTTCCGGTCACCAACGGCGAATGGCGGCGGTTCGTCGAGGACGGCGGTTATGACCGGCCGGGCTGGTGGTCGGAGCGCGGCTGGCAGCACCGCCAGGCCGCTGGCCTGACCGCGCCGCAGTTCTGGAGCTCCGACGCCACGACGCGCACCCGGTTCGGCCACGTCGAGGACATCCCCGCCGACGAACCCGTCCAGCACGTCAGCTATTTCGAGGCCGAGGCCTACGCGGCCTGGGCCGGTGCCCGGCTGCCCACCGAGATGGAATGGGAGAAGGCCTGCTCCTGGGATCCGGCCACCAATACGCGGCGGCGGTATCCCTGGGGCGAGCGCACACCGGACGAGACGCTGGCCAACCTCGGCGGCGGCGCGTTGCGGCCGGCGCCCGTCGGGGCCTACCCGGCAGGCGCTTCGCCGTGCGGGGCCGAGCAGATGCTCGGCGATGTCTGGGAGTGGACCACCTCCCCGCTGCGGCCCTGGCCGGGGTTCATCCCGATGCTCTACGAACGGTATTCGCAACCCTTCTTCGACGGCGACTACCGGGTGCTGCGGGGCGGCTCGTGGGCCGTGGAGCCGGGCATCATGCGCCCGAGTTTCCGCAACTGGGATCACCCCTACCGGCGCCAGATCTTCTCCGGCGTGCGGTTGGCGTGGGACGTCTCCGACGGCGGGGATCCCGCCTGA
- a CDS encoding sensor domain-containing protein yields the protein MAIGSGLAGAAAIPVAAAHPSEPGVVNYAVLGKGSVGNIVGGQMGWESVFTQPGQGDWVDLPDCNNWADIGLPEVYNDPDLASFNGAVTQTSATDQTHLVKQAVGVFATNEAAGRAFHRVVDRTVGCSGQTTALHLDNGTTQVWSFDGGPAGPADENWTKQEAGTDRRCFNQTRLRENVLLQAKVCQSGNAGPAVNVLAGAMQNALGQ from the coding sequence ATGGCCATCGGCTCGGGTCTCGCGGGCGCGGCCGCAATTCCGGTCGCGGCCGCGCACCCCTCGGAGCCCGGCGTGGTGAACTACGCCGTGCTGGGCAAGGGATCGGTGGGCAACATCGTCGGCGGGCAGATGGGATGGGAGTCGGTGTTCACCCAGCCCGGGCAAGGTGACTGGGTGGACCTGCCGGACTGCAACAACTGGGCGGACATCGGCTTGCCCGAGGTGTACAACGACCCCGACCTGGCGTCGTTCAACGGGGCCGTCACCCAGACGTCGGCCACCGACCAGACCCATCTGGTCAAACAGGCCGTCGGGGTGTTCGCCACCAACGAGGCGGCTGGCCGGGCATTTCATCGGGTGGTGGATCGAACGGTGGGCTGTTCGGGACAGACGACCGCGCTCCACCTGGACAACGGCACCACACAGGTGTGGTCGTTCGACGGCGGGCCGGCCGGCCCGGCCGACGAGAACTGGACGAAGCAGGAGGCCGGCACCGATCGCCGGTGCTTCAATCAAACCAGGCTGCGCGAAAACGTGTTGCTGCAGGCGAAAGTGTGCCAATCCGGCAACGCCGGACCTGCGGTGAACGTGCTAGCTGGGGCGATGCAGAACGCGTTGGGTCAATAA
- a CDS encoding catalase, with amino-acid sequence MTERFTTTDAGIAAPSDDQSLTIGPDGPILLQDHYLIEQMAMFNRERIPERQPHAKGGGAYGHFEVTNDVSQYTRAAVFAPGTKTDMLARFSTVAGERGSPDTWRDPRGFALKFYTSEGNFDLVGNNTPVFFMRDPLKFQHFIRSQKRLQASNVRDHNMQWDFWSLSPESAHQVTWLMGDRGIPKTWRNMNGYSSHTYSWINAAGEIFWVKYHFITDQGIEFLTQEDADRLAGEDGDYHQRDLFESIERGDHPSWTLKMQIMPYEEAKNYRFNPFDLTKVWPHGDYPLIDVGKMTLNRNVTDYHAEIEQAAFEPNNTVPGTGLSPDKMLQARGFSYSDAHRARLGTNYRQIPVNTPRVEVNSYSKDGAMRINNVSDPVYAPNSYGGPHADPACAAEIRWHADGDMVRSAYTLHAEDDDWGQAGTMVREVLDDAARERLAHNIIGHVSQGVKEPVLSRVFEYWRNVDPDLGKKVEDGVRGNGG; translated from the coding sequence ATGACGGAGCGTTTCACGACCACTGACGCCGGCATCGCTGCGCCGAGCGACGACCAGTCGCTGACGATCGGCCCAGACGGCCCGATTCTGTTGCAGGACCACTACCTGATCGAACAGATGGCGATGTTCAATCGGGAGCGCATCCCGGAGCGCCAGCCGCACGCCAAAGGTGGTGGCGCGTATGGGCATTTCGAAGTGACCAATGACGTCAGCCAGTACACCCGGGCCGCGGTGTTCGCGCCGGGCACCAAAACCGACATGTTGGCCCGGTTTTCCACCGTCGCCGGCGAGCGCGGCAGCCCAGACACCTGGCGCGACCCGCGGGGCTTCGCGCTCAAGTTCTATACGAGCGAGGGCAATTTCGACCTGGTCGGCAACAACACCCCGGTCTTCTTCATGCGGGATCCGCTGAAATTCCAGCACTTCATCCGGTCGCAGAAGCGCCTGCAGGCGAGTAACGTGCGCGACCACAACATGCAGTGGGACTTCTGGAGCCTGTCCCCGGAGTCGGCGCACCAGGTGACCTGGCTGATGGGCGACCGCGGAATCCCCAAGACCTGGCGGAACATGAACGGCTACAGCAGCCACACCTACAGCTGGATCAACGCGGCCGGCGAGATCTTCTGGGTGAAGTATCACTTCATCACCGATCAGGGCATCGAGTTCCTCACCCAGGAGGACGCCGACCGGTTGGCCGGCGAGGACGGCGACTACCACCAGCGCGACCTGTTCGAGTCGATCGAGCGGGGGGATCACCCGAGCTGGACGCTGAAGATGCAGATCATGCCGTACGAGGAAGCCAAGAATTACCGGTTCAACCCCTTCGACCTGACCAAGGTCTGGCCGCACGGCGACTATCCGCTGATCGACGTCGGCAAGATGACGCTGAACCGCAACGTCACCGACTACCACGCCGAGATCGAGCAGGCGGCCTTCGAACCGAACAACACCGTGCCCGGCACCGGCCTGAGCCCGGACAAGATGCTGCAGGCGCGCGGCTTCTCGTACTCCGACGCCCACCGCGCCCGGCTGGGGACCAACTACCGGCAGATCCCGGTCAACACCCCCAGAGTCGAGGTGAACAGCTACTCCAAAGACGGCGCCATGCGCATCAACAACGTCTCCGACCCCGTGTATGCGCCCAATTCCTATGGTGGGCCGCACGCCGACCCGGCATGCGCCGCCGAGATCCGCTGGCATGCCGACGGGGACATGGTCCGCTCGGCCTACACGCTGCACGCCGAGGACGACGACTGGGGGCAGGCCGGCACCATGGTCCGCGAGGTCCTCGATGATGCGGCCAGGGAACGCCTGGCGCACAACATCATTGGCCACGTCTCCCAAGGCGTGAAGGAGCCGGTGCTGTCGCGGGTGTTCGAGTACTGGCGCAACGTCGACCCAGACCTCGGCAAAAAGGTCGAGGACGGCGTCCGGGGCAACGGGGGCTGA
- the egtD gene encoding L-histidine N(alpha)-methyltransferase — protein sequence MTLSLSNHLAADSAYHALRRDVLHGLQETPKTLPPKWFYDSVGSDLFDQITRLPEYYPTRAEAEILRARAGEVASASEADTLVELGSGTSEKTRVLLDALRTRGSLRRFVPFDVDASILSTAAAAIQQEYEGIEIKAVCGDFEEHLTEIPEGGRRLFVFLGSTIGNLTPGPRAEFLAALSAQMRPGDSLLLGTDLVKDTERLVRAYDDAAGVTAAFNRNVLAVVNRELDADFDVDAYRHVARWNAAEERIEMWLRSDRRQRVRVGALELTVDFSAGEEMLTEVSCKFSSDKVTGELAAAGLRRTRWWTDEAGDFGLSLAVK from the coding sequence ATGACGCTGTCGCTGTCGAACCACCTGGCCGCCGATTCGGCGTACCACGCGCTGCGCCGCGACGTCCTGCACGGCCTGCAGGAGACACCAAAGACGTTGCCGCCCAAATGGTTCTACGATTCCGTCGGCAGCGATCTGTTCGACCAGATCACCCGGCTGCCCGAGTACTACCCGACGCGCGCCGAGGCCGAGATCTTGCGGGCTCGGGCGGGCGAAGTCGCATCGGCCAGCGAGGCCGACACCCTGGTGGAGCTGGGCAGCGGAACCTCGGAGAAGACGCGGGTGTTGCTCGACGCCCTGCGCACGCGGGGCTCGCTGCGCAGGTTCGTCCCGTTCGACGTCGACGCCAGCATCCTGTCGACCGCCGCAGCGGCCATCCAACAGGAATACGAGGGCATCGAAATCAAGGCCGTCTGCGGCGATTTCGAGGAGCACCTGACCGAGATCCCGGAAGGCGGGCGGCGGCTCTTCGTGTTCCTGGGGTCGACGATCGGCAATCTCACGCCCGGACCGCGCGCGGAATTCCTCGCCGCACTGTCCGCCCAGATGCGGCCCGGCGACAGCCTGCTGCTGGGCACGGATTTGGTGAAGGACACCGAGCGGCTGGTGCGCGCCTACGACGACGCCGCCGGGGTGACGGCGGCGTTCAACCGCAATGTGCTCGCGGTGGTGAACCGGGAGCTCGACGCCGACTTCGACGTGGACGCCTACCGGCACGTGGCCCGGTGGAACGCCGCGGAGGAACGCATCGAGATGTGGCTGCGGTCCGACCGGCGCCAGCGGGTGCGGGTCGGTGCGCTCGAGCTGACCGTCGACTTCTCGGCCGGCGAGGAGATGCTCACCGAGGTGTCGTGTAAGTTCAGCTCCGATAAGGTAACCGGCGAATTGGCCGCCGCGGGGTTGCGCCGCACCCGGTGGTGGACCGACGAGGCGGGCGACTTCGGGTTGTCGTTGGCCGTGAAGTGA